The following are encoded together in the Lathyrus oleraceus cultivar Zhongwan6 chromosome 3, CAAS_Psat_ZW6_1.0, whole genome shotgun sequence genome:
- the LOC127126912 gene encoding acyl-coenzyme A thioesterase 2, chloroplastic isoform X2 produces the protein MDLNFSPSINNNTIPVNGTIPVSSTFATATTPFENPLPSNGSGDRKHIALWPGMYHSPVTTALWEARTKTFERLLDPPRDAPPQSELVTRTPSQSRTSILYNFSSDFVLREQYRDPWNDVRIGKLLEDLDALAGTISVKHCSDEDSTTRPLILVTASVDKIVLKKPISVNIDLTIVGSVIWVGRSSIEIQLEVTQSKQVIDAEDGDSDSVVLTANFIFVARDSKTGKAAPVNRLSPETAREKLLFEQAEARNSLKKRKRGGEKKDLENGEEKKLKDLLAEGRIFCDMPALADRDSILLRDTSLENSLLCQPQQRNIHGRIFGGFLMNRAFELAFSTAYAFAGLVPYFLEVDHVDFLRPVDVGDFLRLKSCVLYTELHDPDQPLINVEVVAHVTRPELRSSEVSNTFHFSFTVRPEAKAMKSGFKLRNVVPATEEEARRILERIDADNLNEFFRT, from the exons ATGGATTTGAATTTCTCTCCTTCGATCAACAACAACACAATCCCCGTGAATGGAACAATCCCTGTTTCTTCCACCTTCGCCACAGCCACCACCCCTTTCGAAAACCCTCTCCCGTCCAACGGTTCCGGTGACCGGAAACATATAGCTTTATGGCCGGGGATGTACCATTCTCCGGTCACCACTGCTCTTTGGGAAGCAAGGACCAAAACCTTCGAGAGACTTCTTGACCCACCAAGAGATGCTCCTCCACAAAGTGAATTGGTTACCAGAACACCTTCACAGAGTAGGACCAGTATTCTGTACAATTTTTCCTCTGATTTTGTTCTTAGAGAACAATATAGAGATCCTTGGAATGATGTCAGAATTGGCAAGTTGCTTGAAGATCTTGATGCCTTGGCTGGAACCATTTCTGTTAAG CATTGTTCTGATGAAGATAGTACAACAAGGCCACTTATACTTGTCACTGCTTCTGTGGATAAGATTGTCCTAAAGAAACCAATTAGTGTTAACATTGATCTTACAATTGTTGGTTCTGTTATATGGGTTGGACGCTCCTCCATAGAAATTCAACTCGAGGTTACTCAATCCAAACAAG TGATTGATGCAGAGGACGGTGATTCAGACTCGGTAGTACTAACAGCAAACTTCATATTTGTTGCTCGAGACTCAAAAACTGGGAAGGCTGCACCTGTGAATCGGCTTTCACCAGAAACTGCACGCGAGAAACTTCTTTTTGAACAAGCCGAAGCAAGAAACAGTttgaaaaaaaggaaaagaggaGGAGAAAAGAAAGATCTTGAGAACGGGGAAGAAAAAAAACTTAAAGATCTATTGGCCGAGGGAAGAATTTTCTGTGACATGCCAGCTTTAGCCGACCGAGACAGCATTCTTCTAAGGGATACCAGCCTTGAGAATTCCTTATTATGCCAGCCACAGCAAAGGAACATCCACGGTAGAATATTTGGAGgtttcttgatgaatcgtgcgTTTGAGTTAGCTTTCTCGACAGCTTACGCCTTTGCTGGATTAGTTCCGTACTTTCTAGAAGTTGATCATGTTGATTTCCTCAGACCT GTTGATGTGGGCGATTTCTTGCGTCTCAAATCATGCGTTCTGTACACTGAACTTCACGATCCTGATCAGCCACTTATCAACGTCGAAGTTGTTGCTCACGTTACAAGACCTGAGCTACGATCTAGCGAG GTATCAAATACTTTCCATTTCTCATTCACCGTCCGTCCAGAGGCAAAGGCTATGAAAAGTGGATTCAAACTTCGAAATGTAGTACCGGCAACCGAAGAAGAAGCGCGCCGGATATTAGAGCGTATAGACGCCGACAACTTGAATGAATTCTTCAGAACATAA
- the LOC127126912 gene encoding acyl-coenzyme A thioesterase 2, chloroplastic isoform X1: MDLNFSPSINNNTIPVNGTIPVSSTFATATTPFENPLPSNGSGDRKHIALWPGMYHSPVTTALWEARTKTFERLLDPPRDAPPQSELVTRTPSQSRTSILYNFSSDFVLREQYRDPWNDVRIGKLLEDLDALAGTISVKHCSDEDSTTRPLILVTASVDKIVLKKPISVNIDLTIVGSVIWVGRSSIEIQLEVTQSKQEDGDSDSVVLTANFIFVARDSKTGKAAPVNRLSPETAREKLLFEQAEARNSLKKRKRGGEKKDLENGEEKKLKDLLAEGRIFCDMPALADRDSILLRDTSLENSLLCQPQQRNIHGRIFGGFLMNRAFELAFSTAYAFAGLVPYFLEVDHVDFLRPVSTFLHSYKNSCVLYAKLAQFFKLTVAQVDVGDFLRLKSCVLYTELHDPDQPLINVEVVAHVTRPELRSSEVSNTFHFSFTVRPEAKAMKSGFKLRNVVPATEEEARRILERIDADNLNEFFRT, encoded by the exons ATGGATTTGAATTTCTCTCCTTCGATCAACAACAACACAATCCCCGTGAATGGAACAATCCCTGTTTCTTCCACCTTCGCCACAGCCACCACCCCTTTCGAAAACCCTCTCCCGTCCAACGGTTCCGGTGACCGGAAACATATAGCTTTATGGCCGGGGATGTACCATTCTCCGGTCACCACTGCTCTTTGGGAAGCAAGGACCAAAACCTTCGAGAGACTTCTTGACCCACCAAGAGATGCTCCTCCACAAAGTGAATTGGTTACCAGAACACCTTCACAGAGTAGGACCAGTATTCTGTACAATTTTTCCTCTGATTTTGTTCTTAGAGAACAATATAGAGATCCTTGGAATGATGTCAGAATTGGCAAGTTGCTTGAAGATCTTGATGCCTTGGCTGGAACCATTTCTGTTAAG CATTGTTCTGATGAAGATAGTACAACAAGGCCACTTATACTTGTCACTGCTTCTGTGGATAAGATTGTCCTAAAGAAACCAATTAGTGTTAACATTGATCTTACAATTGTTGGTTCTGTTATATGGGTTGGACGCTCCTCCATAGAAATTCAACTCGAGGTTACTCAATCCAAACAAG AGGACGGTGATTCAGACTCGGTAGTACTAACAGCAAACTTCATATTTGTTGCTCGAGACTCAAAAACTGGGAAGGCTGCACCTGTGAATCGGCTTTCACCAGAAACTGCACGCGAGAAACTTCTTTTTGAACAAGCCGAAGCAAGAAACAGTttgaaaaaaaggaaaagaggaGGAGAAAAGAAAGATCTTGAGAACGGGGAAGAAAAAAAACTTAAAGATCTATTGGCCGAGGGAAGAATTTTCTGTGACATGCCAGCTTTAGCCGACCGAGACAGCATTCTTCTAAGGGATACCAGCCTTGAGAATTCCTTATTATGCCAGCCACAGCAAAGGAACATCCACGGTAGAATATTTGGAGgtttcttgatgaatcgtgcgTTTGAGTTAGCTTTCTCGACAGCTTACGCCTTTGCTGGATTAGTTCCGTACTTTCTAGAAGTTGATCATGTTGATTTCCTCAGACCTGTGAGTACTTTTCTTCATTCTTATAAAAACAGTTGTGTATTATATGCAAAACTTGCACAGTTTTTTAAATTAACCGTTGCGCAGGTTGATGTGGGCGATTTCTTGCGTCTCAAATCATGCGTTCTGTACACTGAACTTCACGATCCTGATCAGCCACTTATCAACGTCGAAGTTGTTGCTCACGTTACAAGACCTGAGCTACGATCTAGCGAG GTATCAAATACTTTCCATTTCTCATTCACCGTCCGTCCAGAGGCAAAGGCTATGAAAAGTGGATTCAAACTTCGAAATGTAGTACCGGCAACCGAAGAAGAAGCGCGCCGGATATTAGAGCGTATAGACGCCGACAACTTGAATGAATTCTTCAGAACATAA
- the LOC127126912 gene encoding acyl-coenzyme A thioesterase 2, chloroplastic isoform X3, whose translation MDLNFSPSINNNTIPVNGTIPVSSTFATATTPFENPLPSNGSGDRKHIALWPGMYHSPVTTALWEARTKTFERLLDPPRDAPPQSELVTRTPSQSRTSILYNFSSDFVLREQYRDPWNDVRIGKLLEDLDALAGTISVKHCSDEDSTTRPLILVTASVDKIVLKKPISVNIDLTIVGSVIWVGRSSIEIQLEVTQSKQEDGDSDSVVLTANFIFVARDSKTGKAAPVNRLSPETAREKLLFEQAEARNSLKKRKRGGEKKDLENGEEKKLKDLLAEGRIFCDMPALADRDSILLRDTSLENSLLCQPQQRNIHGRIFGGFLMNRAFELAFSTAYAFAGLVPYFLEVDHVDFLRPVDVGDFLRLKSCVLYTELHDPDQPLINVEVVAHVTRPELRSSEVSNTFHFSFTVRPEAKAMKSGFKLRNVVPATEEEARRILERIDADNLNEFFRT comes from the exons ATGGATTTGAATTTCTCTCCTTCGATCAACAACAACACAATCCCCGTGAATGGAACAATCCCTGTTTCTTCCACCTTCGCCACAGCCACCACCCCTTTCGAAAACCCTCTCCCGTCCAACGGTTCCGGTGACCGGAAACATATAGCTTTATGGCCGGGGATGTACCATTCTCCGGTCACCACTGCTCTTTGGGAAGCAAGGACCAAAACCTTCGAGAGACTTCTTGACCCACCAAGAGATGCTCCTCCACAAAGTGAATTGGTTACCAGAACACCTTCACAGAGTAGGACCAGTATTCTGTACAATTTTTCCTCTGATTTTGTTCTTAGAGAACAATATAGAGATCCTTGGAATGATGTCAGAATTGGCAAGTTGCTTGAAGATCTTGATGCCTTGGCTGGAACCATTTCTGTTAAG CATTGTTCTGATGAAGATAGTACAACAAGGCCACTTATACTTGTCACTGCTTCTGTGGATAAGATTGTCCTAAAGAAACCAATTAGTGTTAACATTGATCTTACAATTGTTGGTTCTGTTATATGGGTTGGACGCTCCTCCATAGAAATTCAACTCGAGGTTACTCAATCCAAACAAG AGGACGGTGATTCAGACTCGGTAGTACTAACAGCAAACTTCATATTTGTTGCTCGAGACTCAAAAACTGGGAAGGCTGCACCTGTGAATCGGCTTTCACCAGAAACTGCACGCGAGAAACTTCTTTTTGAACAAGCCGAAGCAAGAAACAGTttgaaaaaaaggaaaagaggaGGAGAAAAGAAAGATCTTGAGAACGGGGAAGAAAAAAAACTTAAAGATCTATTGGCCGAGGGAAGAATTTTCTGTGACATGCCAGCTTTAGCCGACCGAGACAGCATTCTTCTAAGGGATACCAGCCTTGAGAATTCCTTATTATGCCAGCCACAGCAAAGGAACATCCACGGTAGAATATTTGGAGgtttcttgatgaatcgtgcgTTTGAGTTAGCTTTCTCGACAGCTTACGCCTTTGCTGGATTAGTTCCGTACTTTCTAGAAGTTGATCATGTTGATTTCCTCAGACCT GTTGATGTGGGCGATTTCTTGCGTCTCAAATCATGCGTTCTGTACACTGAACTTCACGATCCTGATCAGCCACTTATCAACGTCGAAGTTGTTGCTCACGTTACAAGACCTGAGCTACGATCTAGCGAG GTATCAAATACTTTCCATTTCTCATTCACCGTCCGTCCAGAGGCAAAGGCTATGAAAAGTGGATTCAAACTTCGAAATGTAGTACCGGCAACCGAAGAAGAAGCGCGCCGGATATTAGAGCGTATAGACGCCGACAACTTGAATGAATTCTTCAGAACATAA